One window from the genome of Corynebacterium sp. SCR221107 encodes:
- the infA gene encoding translation initiation factor IF-1 — translation MAKEGAIEVEGKIIEPLPNAMFRVELDNGHKVLAHISGKMRQHYIRILPEDRVVVELSPYDLTRGRIVYRYK, via the coding sequence ATGGCTAAGGAAGGCGCTATTGAGGTTGAGGGCAAGATCATCGAGCCCTTGCCGAACGCAATGTTCCGAGTCGAACTCGATAACGGACACAAGGTTCTTGCTCACATCAGTGGCAAGATGCGTCAGCACTACATCCGTATCCTCCCGGAAGATCGCGTGGTAGTGGAGTTGTCTCCGTATGACCTCACCCGCGGTCGCATCGTTTACCGCTACAAGTAA
- the rpsM gene encoding 30S ribosomal protein S13 → MARLAGVDLPRNKRMEVALTYIYGIGPARAAKLLEETGISPDLRTDNLTDEQVAALRDVIEATWKVEGDLRRQVQADIRRKIEIGSYQGLRHRRGLPVRGQRTKTNARTRKGPKKTIAGKKK, encoded by the coding sequence ATGGCACGTCTAGCTGGTGTGGACCTCCCTCGCAACAAGCGCATGGAGGTTGCACTCACCTACATCTACGGCATCGGCCCCGCCCGTGCCGCCAAGCTACTCGAGGAGACCGGCATCTCCCCAGATCTGCGCACCGACAACCTCACCGATGAGCAGGTTGCTGCTCTTCGTGACGTTATCGAAGCTACCTGGAAGGTCGAGGGTGACCTCCGCCGCCAGGTTCAGGCTGACATCCGTCGCAAGATTGAAATTGGCTCCTACCAGGGTCTGCGCCACCGCCGTGGCCTCCCGGTTCGTGGCCAGCGCACCAAGACCAATGCACGTACGCGCAAGGGTCCTAAGAAGACGATCGCCGGAAAGAAGAAGTAA
- the rpsK gene encoding 30S ribosomal protein S11: MPPKARTGARRTGRRVVKKNVAAGHAYIKSTFNNTIVSITDPNGAVISWASSGHVGFKGSRKSTPFAAQLAAENAARKAMEHGMKKVDVFVKGPGSGRETAIRSLQAAGLEVTSISDVTPQPFNGCRPPKRRRV; the protein is encoded by the coding sequence ATGCCTCCTAAAGCACGCACTGGCGCACGCCGCACTGGCCGTCGCGTAGTCAAGAAGAACGTGGCCGCAGGCCACGCTTACATCAAGTCCACCTTCAACAACACCATCGTTTCCATCACGGACCCGAACGGTGCTGTTATCTCTTGGGCATCCTCCGGCCACGTCGGCTTCAAGGGTTCCCGTAAGTCCACCCCATTCGCCGCACAGCTGGCTGCTGAGAACGCTGCCCGCAAGGCAATGGAGCACGGCATGAAGAAGGTTGACGTCTTCGTCAAGGGCCCAGGCTCCGGACGTGAGACCGCTATCCGTTCCCTCCAGGCTGCTGGCCTCGAGGTAACCTCCATCTCCGATGTCACCCCACAGCCGTTCAATGGCTGCCGCCCGCCCAAGCGTCGTCGCGTCTAG
- the rpsD gene encoding 30S ribosomal protein S4, whose amino-acid sequence MARYTGPATRKSRRLRVDLVGGDMAFERRPYPPGQAGRARIKESEYLLQLQEKQKAKFTYGVLEKQFRRYYAEANRLPGKTGENLVVLLESRLDNVVYRAGLARTRRQARQLVSHGHFTVNGKKVNVPSYRVSQYDIIDVREKSQKMVWFEEAQENLVDAVVPAWIQVVPATLRILVHQLPERAQIDVPLQEQLIVELYSK is encoded by the coding sequence ATGGCTCGTTACACTGGCCCAGCAACCCGTAAGTCCCGCCGCCTCCGCGTCGACCTCGTCGGCGGAGATATGGCATTCGAGCGTCGCCCGTACCCACCGGGACAGGCTGGTCGCGCTCGCATCAAGGAGTCCGAGTACTTGCTGCAGCTTCAGGAGAAGCAGAAGGCAAAGTTCACCTACGGTGTCCTCGAGAAGCAGTTCCGCCGTTACTACGCCGAGGCTAACCGCCTGCCAGGCAAGACCGGTGAGAACCTCGTTGTTTTGCTCGAGTCCCGTCTGGACAACGTTGTTTACCGTGCAGGTCTGGCTCGCACCCGCCGCCAGGCTCGCCAGCTGGTCTCCCACGGCCACTTCACCGTAAACGGCAAGAAGGTCAACGTTCCTTCCTACCGTGTCTCCCAGTACGACATCATCGACGTTCGCGAGAAGTCCCAGAAGATGGTGTGGTTCGAAGAGGCTCAGGAGAACCTCGTTGACGCAGTCGTACCTGCTTGGATTCAGGTCGTTCCTGCAACCCTGCGCATCCTCGTGCACCAGCTGCCCGAGCGCGCTCAGATCGACGTTCCGCTGCAGGAGCAGCTCATCGTCGAGCTTTACTCGAAGTAA
- a CDS encoding DNA-directed RNA polymerase subunit alpha gives MLISQRPTLSEEVVDAARSRFVIEPLEPGFGYTLGNSLRRTLLSSIPGAAVTSVKIDGVLHEFTTISGVKEDVSDIILNIKGLVLSSESDEPVVMYLRAEGPGVVTAGNIETPADVEIHNPDLHLATLNEQGRLEIEMIVERGRGYVPATQYSGVTEIGRIPVDQIYSPVLKVSYKVEATRVEQRTDFDKLIIDVETKNSMAPRDALASAGKTLVELFGLARELNTAAEGIEIGPSPQETEYIAAYGMPIEDLNFSVRSYNCLKRQEIHTVGELAECTESDLLDIRNFGQKSINEVKIKLAGLGLTLKDAPEDFDPTQLEGYDAETGDYVDLDAEDSE, from the coding sequence ATGCTCATTTCTCAGCGCCCAACCCTGAGCGAAGAGGTCGTCGACGCTGCCCGTTCTCGATTTGTCATCGAGCCGCTGGAGCCGGGTTTCGGCTACACCTTGGGCAACTCGCTTCGCCGCACCCTGCTGTCTTCCATCCCGGGAGCGGCAGTCACCAGCGTCAAGATCGATGGTGTACTCCATGAGTTCACCACCATCTCTGGCGTGAAGGAAGATGTCTCCGACATCATCTTGAACATCAAGGGTCTGGTTCTGTCGTCTGAGTCTGACGAGCCAGTCGTGATGTACCTGCGCGCCGAAGGCCCAGGCGTGGTTACCGCTGGGAACATCGAAACCCCAGCCGACGTGGAGATTCACAACCCGGATCTGCACCTAGCCACCCTTAATGAGCAGGGTCGTCTTGAGATCGAGATGATTGTCGAGCGTGGACGTGGCTATGTGCCCGCCACCCAGTACTCCGGCGTAACCGAGATTGGCCGTATCCCGGTCGATCAGATTTACTCCCCGGTCCTGAAGGTGAGCTACAAGGTCGAGGCAACTCGTGTCGAGCAGCGCACCGACTTCGACAAGCTCATCATCGATGTCGAGACCAAGAACTCCATGGCCCCGCGCGACGCCCTGGCGTCGGCAGGCAAGACGCTGGTGGAGTTGTTCGGCCTCGCCCGCGAGCTGAACACCGCTGCCGAGGGCATCGAGATCGGCCCGTCCCCGCAGGAGACGGAGTACATCGCTGCCTACGGCATGCCGATTGAGGATTTGAACTTCTCCGTTCGTTCCTACAACTGCCTGAAGCGTCAGGAGATCCACACCGTCGGTGAGCTCGCTGAGTGCACCGAGTCGGATCTGTTGGATATCCGTAACTTCGGTCAGAAGTCCATCAACGAGGTCAAGATCAAGTTGGCCGGTTTGGGTCTGACCCTCAAGGATGCTCCGGAGGACTTCGATCCGACGCAGCTCGAGGGCTACGATGCCGAGACCGGCGACTACGTGGACCTGGACGCGGAAGATTCCGAGTAA
- the rplQ gene encoding 50S ribosomal protein L17 translates to MPTPKKGARLGGSASHQKHILSNLAAQLFEHGAIKTTDAKAKMLRPYAEKLITKAKAGSVADRRNVAKLIPNKDVVNYLFNELAPKFENREGGYTRIVKLENRKGDNAPMSQISLVLEETVSAAATRTTAAAAAKAEAPAEEAAPEATEAAEAEVATEAPAEESAEK, encoded by the coding sequence ATGCCTACACCTAAGAAGGGCGCCCGTCTCGGCGGTTCCGCGAGCCACCAGAAGCACATTCTGTCTAACCTCGCGGCACAGCTTTTCGAGCACGGTGCCATCAAGACCACCGACGCCAAGGCGAAGATGCTTCGTCCCTACGCTGAGAAGCTCATCACCAAGGCCAAGGCTGGTTCTGTTGCCGATCGTCGCAACGTTGCCAAGCTTATCCCGAACAAGGACGTCGTGAACTACCTGTTCAACGAGCTCGCTCCGAAGTTCGAAAACCGTGAGGGTGGTTACACCCGCATCGTCAAGCTGGAAAACCGCAAGGGCGATAACGCTCCGATGAGCCAGATCTCTCTGGTTCTCGAGGAGACCGTCTCCGCCGCCGCAACCCGTACCACCGCTGCTGCTGCCGCAAAGGCAGAGGCACCAGCTGAGGAAGCCGCACCTGAGGCTACCGAGGCTGCAGAGGCTGAGGTTGCAACCGAGGCTCCGGCAGAGGAGTCCGCTGAGAAGTAA
- a CDS encoding YgaP family membrane protein, whose protein sequence is MKPNESSTDRIVRLVAGIVALVAAYMAGMNTVGGIILLVIGLIAVITGAVGFCPLYRLFNFSTKK, encoded by the coding sequence ATGAAGCCCAACGAGTCCTCCACCGATCGCATCGTCCGCCTCGTAGCGGGAATTGTTGCCCTCGTCGCCGCCTATATGGCGGGCATGAATACAGTAGGCGGTATTATCTTGCTGGTGATCGGCCTCATCGCCGTGATCACCGGTGCCGTGGGTTTCTGCCCGCTGTACCGCCTGTTCAACTTCAGCACTAAGAAATAA
- the truA gene encoding tRNA pseudouridine(38-40) synthase TruA — translation MSDARDALVRLRLDLAYDGSGFHGWAKQGQSQLRTVQAEVERALELILRVPVELTVAGRTDAGVHAAGQVAHCDIPASSLDTRSIDGDPTRLVRRLARLLPEDVRVHACTFAPAGFDARFSALRRHYRYRITTHPRGALPTRVTDTATWIHQVDLDVMQATADAFLGLHDFAALCKHRDGATTIRDLEVFEWADVSTTAEPLTFEATVVADAFCWSMVRSLVGACLVAGQGRRPADFATRLLGETARSSLVPLAPARGLSLVGVDYPDDDQLAARAASTRAMRTREEIEPI, via the coding sequence GTGAGCGATGCACGCGATGCGCTGGTACGTCTGCGCCTCGATCTGGCCTATGACGGTAGCGGCTTTCATGGCTGGGCCAAACAAGGACAGTCGCAGCTGCGGACGGTGCAAGCAGAGGTGGAGCGGGCATTAGAACTGATCCTGCGCGTGCCCGTCGAGCTGACAGTTGCCGGTCGCACCGATGCCGGCGTCCATGCCGCCGGTCAGGTGGCCCACTGCGACATCCCGGCGTCGAGTCTGGATACCCGCAGCATTGACGGTGACCCGACCCGACTTGTACGCAGGCTAGCTCGATTGCTGCCGGAGGACGTGCGTGTTCATGCTTGCACGTTCGCCCCGGCCGGATTCGATGCGCGCTTTTCCGCTTTACGACGCCACTACCGCTACCGCATCACCACCCATCCCCGTGGTGCCCTGCCCACACGGGTCACTGATACTGCCACCTGGATCCACCAGGTTGACCTGGATGTCATGCAGGCGACCGCGGATGCCTTCCTAGGGCTGCATGACTTCGCCGCGCTGTGTAAGCACCGCGACGGGGCAACCACCATTCGTGATCTTGAGGTCTTCGAATGGGCGGATGTCTCTACCACAGCCGAACCCTTGACCTTTGAGGCAACAGTGGTTGCCGACGCCTTTTGCTGGTCTATGGTGCGTTCCCTCGTAGGCGCCTGCTTGGTGGCAGGGCAGGGGCGCCGGCCCGCCGATTTCGCCACGCGCCTACTCGGTGAGACCGCCCGCTCATCCCTGGTGCCGTTGGCGCCAGCCAGGGGCCTGTCACTAGTCGGGGTGGACTACCCGGACGATGACCAGCTCGCGGCCAGGGCGGCTTCGACCCGCGCCATGCGCACGCGGGAGGAGATTGAACCCATCTAG
- a CDS encoding DUF6541 family protein translates to MESLPEITQVAVIAIAVFLIPGFVLNLISGTKLPWAIAAAVPTSFAIFGFTGWLTGQTGIRYGIPTVAAMWILLCIGAFFFHRLVRRRRSRTQLAPAPAARTGWWRAGGRRKARNAEAQSTSNGQATSPMQEPSTTTDAAASTLADVHGAAPTAVTSTDHGAPMVIAPSPSQPGTGGEQGFLSRHNVTWILPGLGAIVGCLLFLRASIKQFAGFEYTLGDIFQGWDVHWHASVVRWAMDSGIVDPTRMGELRNLDGHATMYYPSGWHAGAALVGDIAKITPIEATNLTGFVLPALALPLSVALLAWRIVGNRGLMAQLGAGLAGIGIYAFPTVFWIGNYVGAWPYVAAICMTGIVIALFMSVPTNPERALAAGLSFMAVVMVHPSAATVVVVFLGLWWLAKLVFQPSTPAAGFSGGLKVRARDFGLLALTGGIAGALLLPQLLAGSETTEEVAAYTDIQEVTRAESWGQVFTMATRHTDEFGQLNWAPMLVLAAIGAIVAAWKLNLWAHLTFAFSAWVTTNSIWPYPQPWDRWLEVIGALHYNSAHRLIMPIAMLLCAAAGVGAAALIRLISGSVLRSDIARRISAVVSIICGLVVGAVFVPLVEPAVREGADFAIGSPHDSRLVGDADRRAFDWLAKQPKSYEGTIMGEPADGHGWMYAYNSLPAIMKHYALPTYDDGSAEDLLVQYAHLVGAGNHGDARTRNKVDWAYDALEVNYLMASPPNFWAFQKENRALNSWLYTSPGLTLVYKDGPIAIFAVNAHFSDAQLEAMREAGSPDPLPEQLTYGELGIDLEATVDELAGTGAPGTADIELDRGDTSQAPESGTDDDGNEYLYGDATTKRDVNPYNVPYYHRPTVKDQGGIDITEVTPDPVSY, encoded by the coding sequence GTGGAGTCGCTGCCGGAGATCACGCAGGTTGCCGTCATCGCCATAGCCGTGTTCCTGATCCCCGGCTTCGTGCTCAACCTCATTTCCGGAACGAAGCTCCCGTGGGCGATCGCCGCCGCGGTGCCCACCAGCTTCGCCATCTTCGGCTTCACCGGGTGGCTCACCGGGCAAACCGGCATCCGTTACGGCATCCCCACCGTCGCCGCGATGTGGATCCTGCTGTGCATCGGGGCGTTTTTCTTCCACCGACTAGTGCGCCGGCGCCGGTCACGAACCCAGCTTGCACCCGCCCCCGCGGCTCGCACGGGTTGGTGGCGCGCAGGTGGGCGTCGGAAAGCAAGAAATGCTGAAGCACAGTCAACCAGTAACGGGCAAGCAACCTCGCCCATGCAGGAGCCATCAACCACAACGGACGCTGCCGCAAGCACGCTTGCCGACGTTCACGGCGCCGCGCCCACTGCGGTGACTTCTACCGATCACGGCGCCCCAATGGTCATCGCCCCAAGTCCCAGCCAGCCGGGCACCGGCGGGGAACAAGGTTTTCTTTCTCGCCACAACGTGACCTGGATCCTGCCGGGACTGGGCGCTATCGTGGGGTGCCTCCTTTTCCTGCGCGCTAGCATCAAGCAATTTGCCGGATTCGAATACACGCTGGGCGATATCTTCCAAGGCTGGGATGTGCACTGGCATGCCAGCGTGGTGCGTTGGGCAATGGACTCCGGCATCGTCGATCCCACGCGCATGGGCGAGCTGCGCAACCTCGACGGACACGCCACGATGTACTACCCCTCCGGATGGCACGCCGGCGCGGCGCTGGTCGGCGATATCGCAAAAATCACCCCGATCGAGGCAACCAACCTGACCGGTTTCGTACTTCCGGCGCTTGCTCTGCCACTGTCCGTGGCATTGCTGGCCTGGCGGATCGTGGGGAATCGAGGGCTGATGGCTCAGCTGGGCGCGGGTCTGGCGGGGATTGGAATCTACGCCTTCCCGACTGTGTTCTGGATCGGCAACTATGTCGGCGCCTGGCCCTACGTGGCGGCCATTTGTATGACCGGAATTGTCATCGCCTTGTTCATGTCGGTGCCTACCAACCCAGAACGAGCGCTGGCGGCAGGGCTATCCTTCATGGCGGTGGTGATGGTCCACCCCTCTGCCGCAACCGTCGTCGTGGTGTTCTTGGGTCTCTGGTGGCTGGCCAAGCTTGTTTTCCAGCCAAGTACCCCGGCCGCCGGGTTTTCCGGTGGGCTCAAGGTGCGCGCCAGGGATTTTGGCCTGCTGGCGCTGACGGGTGGCATCGCCGGAGCGTTGCTGCTGCCACAGCTGCTGGCCGGTTCCGAGACCACCGAAGAAGTGGCGGCCTATACAGACATCCAAGAAGTGACCCGCGCCGAAAGTTGGGGACAGGTCTTTACGATGGCCACCCGCCACACCGACGAATTTGGGCAGCTGAACTGGGCGCCGATGTTGGTGCTCGCCGCCATCGGCGCGATCGTTGCTGCTTGGAAGCTCAACCTGTGGGCACACCTGACCTTCGCCTTCAGCGCCTGGGTCACCACCAACTCCATATGGCCGTACCCTCAGCCCTGGGATCGCTGGCTCGAGGTCATCGGCGCGCTGCACTACAACTCGGCGCACCGGCTCATCATGCCGATCGCTATGCTGCTGTGCGCGGCAGCCGGTGTCGGCGCCGCCGCCCTCATTCGGCTGATCAGCGGATCCGTGCTGCGGAGCGACATCGCCCGACGCATCAGCGCCGTCGTGTCCATCATCTGCGGATTGGTAGTAGGGGCAGTGTTCGTACCGCTCGTGGAACCGGCAGTACGCGAAGGCGCGGACTTTGCCATCGGTAGCCCCCACGATTCCCGCCTTGTCGGTGACGCCGACCGACGCGCCTTCGACTGGCTGGCCAAGCAGCCCAAGTCCTACGAAGGAACCATCATGGGTGAGCCTGCCGACGGCCACGGCTGGATGTATGCCTACAACAGCCTTCCGGCCATCATGAAGCACTACGCACTGCCCACCTATGATGACGGCAGCGCGGAGGACCTGCTCGTGCAGTACGCTCACCTCGTCGGCGCCGGCAATCATGGCGACGCCCGCACCCGCAACAAGGTCGACTGGGCCTATGATGCGCTCGAAGTCAATTACTTAATGGCCTCACCGCCGAACTTCTGGGCCTTCCAAAAAGAAAACCGGGCGCTAAACTCCTGGCTGTATACCTCCCCGGGCCTGACTCTGGTCTACAAGGACGGCCCGATCGCCATCTTCGCCGTCAATGCCCACTTCAGCGATGCGCAACTAGAAGCCATGCGGGAGGCCGGCTCACCGGATCCGCTACCGGAACAGCTCACCTACGGGGAATTGGGGATCGACCTGGAAGCCACCGTCGACGAGCTGGCCGGCACAGGGGCACCTGGCACCGCCGACATCGAGCTCGACCGCGGCGACACCTCGCAGGCACCCGAAAGTGGAACCGATGACGATGGCAACGAGTATCTCTACGGCGATGCCACCACAAAACGCGACGTCAACCCCTATAACGTTCCGTATTATCACCGTCCGACGGTCAAGGATCAGGGCGGAATTGATATAACCGAGGTCACACCGGACCCCGTATCTTACTAG
- the eccB gene encoding type VII secretion protein EccB, producing the protein MPRLSPTTKVQISGHKFLKRRLAHGLAFGDIRMIHDPLARRRRSLIFGLAASALVAIGAGAMALFAPAAHPGDAPILKADSGQLYAKIDQRYHPVPNLTSARIIVGQAAQPADVSDPQLGELPKGYPVGIVDAPGIYSQERHEGQWLACHTSQPATSRTQQAVEEVTVVAAGVGPAQLSLPQPLYARADGQEYVITNAGRYLLPPADTTEGRQWRRALAIAPDTPVWQPPTQVLSLVPEQPFIIPPATSQLWHSAGGSYLHTGDGLVAMSPAQALTLAAAGYTSTEVLPAQLATVAESATPVSLPDAHGGFMDIGGTWKQSEGEHQTLCVGSDGALGVMDKDSLPAGQELAGEAVATHYVGPGAAVAVDTGSGTHVVSETGRRHRLDDTSLDIIGAGQPTAVDWNLLRLLPEGSVLGPATAALALD; encoded by the coding sequence ATGCCGCGACTGTCCCCCACAACAAAAGTCCAAATCAGCGGACACAAATTCCTCAAACGCCGGCTCGCCCACGGGCTCGCATTCGGCGACATCCGCATGATCCACGACCCCCTAGCACGCAGGCGCCGCTCCCTCATTTTCGGGCTGGCCGCCAGCGCCCTCGTTGCCATCGGTGCCGGTGCTATGGCGCTTTTTGCCCCAGCCGCCCATCCCGGCGACGCGCCCATCCTCAAGGCCGACAGCGGACAGCTTTACGCCAAGATCGACCAGCGCTATCACCCCGTGCCAAACCTAACCTCTGCCAGGATCATCGTCGGGCAGGCCGCACAACCAGCCGACGTCTCAGACCCGCAGCTTGGCGAGCTACCCAAGGGGTACCCGGTGGGGATCGTCGACGCCCCGGGGATCTACTCGCAGGAACGCCACGAGGGTCAATGGCTGGCCTGTCACACCAGCCAGCCTGCGACAAGCCGCACGCAACAGGCAGTCGAAGAAGTCACCGTCGTGGCCGCAGGCGTTGGCCCTGCCCAACTCAGCCTTCCCCAGCCGTTGTATGCCCGCGCCGACGGGCAAGAATATGTAATCACCAACGCCGGTCGTTACCTGCTGCCGCCGGCGGATACTACTGAGGGCCGCCAGTGGCGCCGGGCTTTGGCCATCGCCCCGGACACCCCGGTGTGGCAACCGCCTACCCAAGTCTTATCGCTGGTTCCAGAGCAGCCCTTCATTATCCCGCCCGCAACCAGCCAGCTTTGGCACTCCGCCGGTGGTAGCTACCTGCACACCGGCGACGGCTTGGTAGCCATGAGCCCAGCGCAAGCGCTAACGCTCGCTGCCGCCGGATATACCTCGACCGAAGTACTGCCAGCGCAGCTTGCCACCGTTGCGGAGTCAGCCACCCCGGTTTCGCTTCCCGACGCCCACGGCGGCTTCATGGACATAGGCGGTACCTGGAAGCAGTCAGAGGGGGAACACCAGACCCTGTGCGTTGGCTCAGATGGGGCACTCGGGGTAATGGATAAAGATTCGCTGCCTGCGGGGCAGGAGCTGGCTGGCGAGGCCGTGGCCACCCACTACGTTGGACCGGGGGCTGCGGTGGCAGTAGACACCGGGTCCGGAACACACGTGGTCTCAGAGACCGGGCGCCGGCACCGCCTAGACGACACCTCCTTAGACATCATTGGTGCAGGCCAGCCTACTGCAGTCGACTGGAATCTGTTGCGCTTATTGCCCGAGGGCAGCGTGCTGGGGCCCGCAACAGCAGCCCTCGCACTGGACTAG
- a CDS encoding TIGR02611 family protein: MATMRDSVAEKVDKISAHHESLKSRRFGFLVRPLTLAIGWLVVTIGLVTIPFPGPGWLTVFVGVGVLSLEVHWAHRLLGWGVHKYEAFFAWYRKQSRANRYSIITATCAVAWVAVGGATFVAWKMGAIPALDPVIEAMVSS; this comes from the coding sequence ATGGCCACGATGCGCGATTCTGTAGCGGAGAAAGTAGACAAGATCTCCGCTCATCACGAGTCGCTGAAGTCGCGGCGCTTCGGCTTCCTTGTTCGTCCATTGACACTGGCTATCGGATGGCTCGTCGTGACCATCGGACTGGTCACCATCCCATTCCCGGGACCTGGTTGGCTGACCGTGTTCGTGGGAGTTGGAGTGCTCTCGCTGGAAGTTCATTGGGCACATCGCCTGCTGGGCTGGGGCGTGCACAAATACGAGGCCTTCTTTGCCTGGTATCGGAAGCAGTCGCGCGCCAACCGCTATTCCATCATCACCGCTACCTGCGCGGTGGCCTGGGTCGCCGTCGGTGGCGCCACCTTCGTGGCGTGGAAGATGGGTGCAATCCCGGCACTAGACCCAGTCATCGAGGCGATGGTGTCGAGCTAG
- a CDS encoding S8 family serine peptidase yields MPAFAQDHCAVGAPADGIALAAQADRGDNLRGVHALANGTGVTVAVIDTGVAPSARLGEVVDGGDLIGGQTALYDCDAHGTVVAGIIAARDTGDGIVGIAPQARIVAVRQTSSRQNSEELTHAGTVSSMSEGIHRALDHGAQVINLSVVSCVDPAAPIDFEVLEQALARAEAEQAIVVAAAGNEATHCPRGSQVVPASFPTVIAVTAHDDPHRQSDYALDAPGGLSAPGYVPAGLTGDTMSSGLFQGAGISYFEGTSFAAPVVSGLAALLRQRYPQLPASQLREMLVATADPSTGAVNAQRVIEHLPEGPVDARERSIIPATVCESSLPKKVTLFGIGALMVVGCVLFSRGLARHHRLDDWV; encoded by the coding sequence ATGCCTGCTTTTGCCCAAGATCATTGCGCGGTGGGCGCGCCCGCCGATGGGATAGCGCTGGCCGCACAGGCGGATCGCGGTGACAACCTGCGCGGCGTGCATGCGCTTGCCAACGGAACCGGGGTCACCGTTGCCGTCATCGATACCGGGGTCGCCCCTTCAGCGCGTCTGGGTGAGGTAGTTGACGGCGGAGACCTGATAGGCGGGCAGACAGCGCTTTATGATTGCGATGCGCATGGAACGGTCGTCGCCGGAATCATCGCCGCTCGCGATACCGGCGACGGCATCGTGGGTATCGCCCCTCAGGCGAGAATCGTCGCGGTACGCCAGACCTCATCCAGGCAAAACAGCGAGGAGCTCACTCACGCGGGCACCGTTTCTTCCATGAGCGAGGGGATCCACCGTGCGCTTGATCATGGGGCGCAGGTCATCAATTTGTCCGTGGTCAGCTGCGTGGATCCAGCAGCACCGATCGACTTTGAGGTCCTTGAACAGGCATTAGCTCGTGCCGAGGCTGAACAAGCGATTGTGGTTGCGGCCGCAGGCAACGAGGCCACGCACTGTCCGCGAGGGTCGCAGGTGGTTCCCGCCTCCTTCCCCACTGTCATCGCAGTTACCGCGCATGACGACCCTCACCGGCAAAGCGACTATGCCTTGGATGCTCCGGGCGGGTTAAGCGCCCCGGGCTACGTGCCAGCAGGTCTGACCGGCGATACCATGAGCTCGGGTCTATTTCAGGGCGCAGGGATCAGCTATTTCGAAGGAACCAGCTTCGCCGCGCCCGTGGTCTCCGGTCTGGCGGCGCTGCTTCGCCAGCGCTATCCGCAGCTTCCCGCCTCGCAGCTACGCGAAATGCTGGTAGCAACCGCGGATCCGTCCACGGGTGCCGTGAACGCGCAAAGAGTAATCGAGCATCTCCCGGAGGGACCGGTCGATGCTCGTGAGCGTTCAATTATTCCGGCAACGGTGTGCGAATCTTCGCTGCCGAAGAAGGTAACCCTTTTCGGTATAGGCGCCTTGATGGTGGTGGGTTGTGTCCTGTTTAGCCGTGGTCTAGCTCGACACCATCGCCTCGATGACTGGGTCTAG